From the genome of Bos mutus isolate GX-2022 chromosome 2, NWIPB_WYAK_1.1, whole genome shotgun sequence:
GTTTGTGAAAAAAGGGGTGGCATGCAAGAGACAATTGCTACTGGGGCATAACCCCTGTGTTTCCCCTTCCACAGTCCCACCAGCTGCTTAGCTTACCAGGGTCTCCCCTAATCCTTCTGCCTCTTCTAGTTTTCTGATCCCGAAGTGTTTATTCCTTGGCTCCCTCCCACAGGCCCCCCAAAACCAAGTTCTTCTTCACGGTCGTCCCCCAGCCCATCTTCCTGAGCCCAGGCCTAACCCTCTCACTCCCCGTCATCTTCCGCCCTCTGGAGAAGGTAAGGCCTGCGTGGcgagtgaagggcagggagggacATGGGCACAGTGACCTCGGAGCAGGGGGCCAGGCCAGAGGAGTGAGGAGCGCCCGAAACCCAACCACCACACCCACATCCACACCCACACCCTACCACTTGGAGCCAAAACTCATTAGACAGAAGGGGCTTCCAGTTGgatgtgtggggtggggagggtggggcagcAGGGAAAGTGGTGCTACTCTGTCGGCCGTCAGAAAGCCCTGTATTCCTTGGCTTCTTCCTGCTCTCAAAATATTCTCCCAAAACTTTGCCCCATATCTCTGAGACCAAGATGGCGCTAGAGCTCAAGGAACTGACCTTGTCTTCAGAGACTGAGATGGAGGAGGGCCgtggcccagcccagccctccacGGTTATGTTGGGGGGATGGCCAGGGCCAGGGTGAGGTGGGTACCACCCGGGTACCACTGATCAGTCActgcctctgcctctccccactgCTGCCCCCACACACCGCAGAAGGAGTACGTGGACCAGCTGTGGCTTGAGAAAGCAGAGGGGATGTTCTGTGTGGACCTGAGAGCCACCCTGCCCTGCCACAGTCTGATCTGCCCACCGTCCCTGCAGTTGCCCATGTGCGCCATGGGGGACATGGCTGAGGCCTGGTTCTGCCTGGAAAATGTGGGGTGAGGGCAGAGGCTGAGGCTTGGAGGTGGGAAGCGCGACAACTGGGAGGAGGATTCCTGGGAGCAGGAGAGACCGGCATGTGGGGTGTGGGAGTAAAGGGGGCATCTCCACCTTTCTGAAGCAGGGGCAGTGGTCAGAGGGGGCAAAGTGGCTCTGATCTGCATCCCCCCTCCCCTGCGCCCCACCCCCAGGGACCTGCCTACCTTCTTCACCTGGGAGTCCCCCAGCCCATTCCAGATGCTGCCGCCCATGGGGCTGCTGGAACCAGGCCAGGCCTGCCGGGTCAAGGTGACCTTCCAGCCCCCAATGGCTGTCATCTATGAAGCCCAGGCCACGTGCTGGTATGGGGAGGGCAGCAAGCAGAAGAGCAGCATCCAGCTGCAGGCTGTGGGTGAGGCCCGACCTCTCACCCATCCCCAGAGCCCTCCGCTGCACCTCCCTGGGAAACAAAGCCTCCAGtatgctccccccacccccgccctggcCTGGCCCCCAGGGGACCTCCATCAGCCTCCCGCCCTTCGCCGAGCCCCACAGGCTTTGTCATCTCTTTGTTTCCCTTGGTGCCGCAGACCAGTGTTCCCCTGGGGACCCATGTCTTCCTTGAAGGGGCTATTCAGTTTGGGGCCACAGAGGCCCTGGTGGGTTTCTCcccaagggtgtccactctctgCCCAGCCAAATGCGCCCAGCTGCTGGTGAGCATAAAGCAGAGGCGCCCGGAGGACCAGGATGCCGAAGGCTTCCAGAAAGTGCTGCACTTTGGCTCTGTTGCTGTGGGCTGCACCGCCGAGAGGCAGATCAAGCTGTATAACCCGTCGGCAGTATGTGTCCTGTGCCCGTGGAGGGAAGTGGGGGCAGGGCTCAGGGACCACAGCCCCGGGTGCGCCTAATACCCACCCCTGTACAGAATGTTGCAAGCCTTGCATACCTATGCCTGTTGATACACTCATGTCAGCAGGGGTCCCCCCATCATCacagctgggggctgggctggactATCCCTTGACTTCCCCCCAGAACAACCCCAAGAGCAGCCCTCAGGTGTCCTGATGCCAGGACCACTGCTAGCCTTCGTGGTACCTTTGGGACAAGGCAGAGGTACCCACTCTGGGCAGTCCCAGTGCAGGGCACAAGGCTcagccccttccctcctctgggCCAAGGCAGCCTTGCTCCACAATCAAGCTGGTGACTGAGGCAGAGGCAGGGCTTCAGCTGGGCACCTTAGTGATGACGGACCACCTCACCCTGTAACCGGACCCTTCCTGGCCCCGCAGGTGAGCGCCCCCTTCAGGATCGAAGTGGCCCCAGACATGCTGGTCAAAGACCAGGCCTTCTCGTGCCCCACGGCCCATGGCATCGTGGCCCCCGGAGAGAAGAAATTCGTGTCGGTGTTCTTCCGCCCTGAGACCTTGGACGTCAGGACCATGGACTACTTGTCCATCGTGCCCTCTGGCTGTGCCTCCCAGACCCTGCTCAAAGTCGTTGGTTTCTCTAGAGGTACTGGCAGTCCCAGGTCACTGCACTGCCTCCAGAGACAGGAGCAGCCCCTGCTTACAACTGACAAGCATCTGCTGCTAGACGCCTGGGGCCTCCTTACCCTCAGCCTGGGTgtctgctgccccctggtgggcTCAGCTAGGAATCAGTTAAGGTCACCTGGAGATACTGTTCCCATATTCACTCCCGACTCCCAACCCCCGACCCCCAACCGCTGCCCCTGTACTACCCAACCTGGTGGTCTGCGCAGGCCGCAGGCCGCTGGGGCGCCAAGCCTTTCCAATCCAATCTTCTGTCTCCAGGCAGCACCACCTCCCATCCGTGGGACCCTTGGAGACCACCCAGGtggccaggcccactcacagcgacccccccacccccgcctcctccACCCAGGTCCTGCCCTGTCGCTGCAGCACCACTGCGTCGACTTCAGCTGGGTCAACCTCGGGACCCGCTCAGAGCAGTCCCTGTGGATGGAGAACAAGTCGGACTGCACGGCCTGCTTCCACTTTGACATCGACTGTCAGGAGAGCGTCTTCAGCATCAGACCTGCCTTTGGGACCCTGGTGGGCAAGGCCCGCATGACCCTGTGCTGTGTCTTCCAGCCCACTCAACCCATCATCTACTGGCGGCGGGTGGCCTGTCTCATCCACCACCAGGTGAGCTGTTGGGGAGGGGCGAGGCCGGGCTCCCCTAGGAGATGGAGGGGCCAATCCGAGGCCCAGTCGTGAGGACAGGGCTTGGTGCTCAGTCACCTGTTTTCTGGAACTTGCAggattttctcctccagggccccCAGACTGGCTTTCGGAGCCAGAGGTTGGCTAGGGGCATGCAGAGGCTCGCTTTGAGCCAGGTGGGCAGGCCAGTCTTGCTCTCACTGCTGCCAGCCCGGGACTTTGGCCCTCACCCCACACAGCACGTGCAGGGCAGAGAGCCTTGAGGTGACAACCCCACCCAGGCCCCCGGACCAGGTGGTACTCACTGTGCCCTGACGAAGCCGGTCTCTGGCCAGGGTGGCGAGTGGAGGCTGAAATCTAGCCTCACACAGACACAATGTTGTAGGACCCACTGTTCCTGGACCTGATTGGGACATGCCACTCGGAGAGCACCAAGCCAGCCATCCTCCGACCTCAGCATCTCACATGGTACCGCACGCACCTGGCACGGGGCCTGACGCTGTACCCGCCCGACATCCTGGGCATCATGCTGAGGGAGAGGAAGCTGGAGCAGGATAAGAACGGTGCCCTGATGCTCCCCATCGAGGTTCGATGTGTCCCTCTGGGACCCCAGGGGGCCGTCCACCCTCCCAGGTTCACGCCCCCGCTTCTCTAGCAATCCTTGGGCAGTCCCGTGCTCCGCAGTGCCTTGGGCATCGTTCGTAGTCAGGGGGTGTGACATGTGCGGAGCTCTCGTAGCCTTTTCCAGAAAGGGGCACAGAGATGAGGGGCAGCGGCCGGAGAACCGATCCCCACCCACCCGTCTCTCCCCACGCAGGACTCGGAGGACATACCGGCCTCGCAGTATCCCCTCATCCCCCCGATGACTGAGTACTTCTTCGACGGCACCAATGACGTGGCCATCTTTCCCCCGCCCGTCAGCATTGAGCCCGTCGAGGTGGATTTCGGTGCCTGCCCCAGGCCCAAGGACCCCAGCCCCATCCCCCTGTGCCTGATGAACCACACCAACGGCAAGATCACCGTGGCCTGGACGCGCAGGGCTGACTGCCCCTTCTGGGTGACCCCAAACACCTGCGATGTTCCCCCTCTCAAGTCCACAGCCCTGCGCCTGCACTTCCAGCCGCCTCACCCCAACTGCCTGTATGCCGTGGAGCTTGAAGCCTTTGCCGTCTATAAGGTGTGTGTGGGCAGACAGGACAGGGGAAGGTGGATTCTCTGCCCTGGAGCCTGAACGGCAGGGTGCGGGGtcggaggggaggagggggtgaggtAGGACCCGTCCTCTCTGTGCCGGGCTCTGCTCCCTCCTTTCCTTGTCCCCTTGGCTGGACTTTGGCCTTGGTGGTCTGTCTTTCTCCCAGGTTCATGGCCTGCCTTGGCTGAGAGGCTTCTTGGCCCAGCTGATTATGTCTCCCTCTCGTGTGCCTCCCACCCTCTCTGGAGGGAGAACTCTGGGGCTCAAGCCCTTTGGGAAATTCTGGTGCACGTAGTTTCCTGGGCCTCCTGGCTGGGGGGCTTCTGACCTCTCGCTAGTCCTTGAGGTAGGAACTGGTCCTTCTGGAAGAGCTGAGGGCAGGAACTAGGCCCCGGGGGGACAGACCCTGGGGCACCCAGTAATTACGTGCATGTAGGAAGGGGCTTCTTGTCCATCTTCCCTTGACCAGGTGGTCAGTCCAGCCTCTCAGCCCCGGACATGTCGCTCCCTTCACATTTCCAATCcgtcctcccctttccctccttctctgcTCTGCCCACCTTGCTGTTCTTGCCCAGTGGGCGAGTGCTGGGGCTCAGGGAAGAGCAGAGCTGTGCAGTCAAGATCAGAGTCCcttaccagctctgtgaccttgggctccTCCCTTAATGTATAGACCCCTGAGCTGTCTTTTCATCTATAAACTTGGGAGCATATCCAAACCTTTGAGAAGTTTTTCCAAAGCTGAGTCTTTAGTTGCCTCTGTTCTAATATCTTGGCTGTGCAGAAACTCAAAAGTTTGTAGGAATGAGGCTGTGGACATCTGGCTTGGCTGAGCTCATCAGACTTTTAGGCTACATCTTGCAGTCATAAGCTGTCCGATATGCCAACCACTAGCCACGTGTGGCCACTGAGCACTTGAACTGTGTCTAGTCCAAACAGACACGCTGTAAAGGGAAGAGACACACTGATTTCTAGGACTTAGCACAGAAAGTATGCAAAATGCCTCCTGCCTCATGTATATATGCACTGTATATGGTGATGCCAtcatgtgcgtgcatgcgtgctcagtcacttcagttgtgtctgactctttctgaccccatggactgtattccaccaggctcctctctccacgggattctccaggcgagaatcctggtgggttgccatgctctcctccaggggatcttcccaacccagggattgaactcacatctgcctgcttctcctgcattgcaggtggattctttacacactgagccacctgggaagcccaatgccaTCGTCTATATGCatcataaacatatatgtatgtatatatatatatgtatatgatggcatcaccaatgcaatgaacttgggcaaacttcgggagatggtgaggggcaggaaGACCTAGAGTgctacagtctagggggttgaaaaaagttggacatgactgagcaactgaacaagaatacatacacacacagatatatatgggcttccaaagcgctgctagtggtaaagaacctgcctgccagtgtaggagacgtaGAGAggtgggttcattccctgagtcagaaagattgccctgaaggaggaaatggcaacccactctagtattcttgcctgaaaaatcccatggacaaaggagcatggtgggctacagtcctggggtctcaaagagtccaacacgactgagtgactaagcatgcacacacatatatatgttggactctttgagaccccaggactgtagcccaccatgctcctttgtccatgggatttgtatatgtgtgtgtatatatcggagaaggcaatggcaccccactccagttctcttgcctggaaaatcccatggacagaggagcctggtgggctacagtccatggggtcgctaagagtcagacacgactgagtgacttcactttcacttttcactttcatgcattggagaaggaaatggcaacccactccagtgttcttgcctggagaatcccagggacaggggagcctggtgggctgccatgtctgtggtcgcatagagtcggacacgactgaagtgacttagcagcagcagcagcatgtgtatatatatatatatatatatatatatatatatatatacacacacacacacatacataagtaATGTTGAAACAATACAATTTTGGATCTActcagttaaataaaatatactgttgaaataaattttacatgTTTTGCCTTGTCGATGTGGCTACTAGAACATTTAAAACGATGTTTGCGGCTCGCACTTGCGGCTTGCATTCTGTTTCTATTGGCCAGTGCTCTCTGGGCACATTCCTGCAGGATGAATGCTGCTTTCacttcccagccccaccctcgTCCTGCTGGGAGGATTAGAGAGCGTGTCTGCTGACTGCTTGGTGCTGCGTGTTGAGTGCGGGGCCTGGCGCACAGCAGGAAGGGCTGCTATGGCTGTGGTTCCCCCACTGTCTTCCCAGGGGGCCCCGTCCCCCTGGGCCCCATGTAGGGTTCCTGCAGTACAGGGGGTAGGCTGGGGTGCCCCACCAGGTCAGACACTGCGGTCATGGGTATGGTTGTCCCACAGGTCCTGCGAAGCTACAACAACATCGAAGAGGACTGCACTGTGTGCCCGTCCTGGTGCTTGACGCTCCGGGCGCAAGGCCACAGTTACTGCCCTGGCTTGGAGCACCACATCCCTCAGTACACCCTGCACGCCCCCAAGGTGAGCGTGGCCCCAGCCGCAGCAGGAGGTGGGACAGAGGGCTTGGCTCTGCCGTCAGATCCCTCTCCCATCTCTGGTGGCCTCAGAAGCACTTCAGTGCTCTCCCTGGCCGTCCCAACCTCCCCACCATCAGCCCCTGGGGCTCTGCACCCCTGCACCCATCCTGAAGGACTGTCTCCTGGACCACTGCAGTGGCACTGTGAAGAGTCTGGGGCTTGGACCACTGGCTCTGGCCTGCTCCATCTGAAATAGTTCCCTGGCCCTCTCAGGCTCAGCCTTAAAGTCTCCAGCTCCTCTGTTTGCATGTTAACTGAGTGCCTGCTGGGAATAGGACCTCCCAGGCCACAAGCCCCTGCCCTCAGGAATCAGCCAGCCAGCAAGTGTCTCAAGCCTGGCCCTTCAGCTTAACCCTGTCCTGAGGGAGTCATCATTCCCAGGTCTCTCCAGCAGGGCCCTTGGAGGCCCTGTCTGACCTGAGCCCCAGGATGACATAAGGTTGAGAaacacagactctggagccagatggcCAAGTGGCAGTTCTGGTTTCCCCTTCGATGCCTCTTCCCAGCTTCTGTTGCCATCGTCAGTCTTTTCATTCAGCTGCTCCACCCTCCTGTCTCACGCTTGCTGGAAAGACATTATTTTTGTGCTGTGTGTTTGGGGGTGATCTTGCCCCCTAACTGTTACACTGCTGCTCAAGGGCACGCCTTCCCACAGCCCTCCTGACTTCCCTGGGGTCTCCTCACTCACTgaccacccccagcccccgccccttTCCCTTGGCTGGTTCCTGACAGTCTGTGGCCTTTACTGAAATCCAGCAGAATTCTGGACCCATGTTGCCCACATACCCCTCGCCCCCACCTCGTGCACCTGTGCTCTTTGTCCCAGCTGGAGGGGGCCCCCCGGGCCAGTGATTTTGGCTACGCATTTGGTAGCCAACCCAGCTCTTTGCCTCTGCTGGCTACACCCTAGATGCCTGAGGGATGTTTGGGACTGCTGGGGCTTTCCCTTTGCCAGAGTGGGGCTCCCCTCTCTCCGCTACCAAGGCTGCCTGCCTGAGAATAATCTAGAAGGGGCTGCTTACCCCAGAGCTTCTGCACCCACTTCTATGAAATGGGGATCTCCAAAAGATGATTTGTGGGCACTTTCAGAGCCCGGTGGCtgaggcagtaaagaatctgcctgccaagaaggagatatgggtttgatccctgggtcaggaagatcccctggaggaggaaatggcaacccactccagtattcttgcctggtaaatcccctggacagaggagcctggagggctacagtctatggggttccaaagagtcggacacagctgagcaactgaagaacaacagatGAAAGAAACTTGCGGTGGTGGGGTCCAGGGTCCTCAGTTTCCTGGAGCCAGTCCCTGTGGCCGCTCCATCTCCTTCCCTGGAGGTCTCTGGAGATCAGAAGCATTTTGGCGGGCCCAAGCTGTGTCCCTCCATTCCATGCCCCCAGGGTACTGACCAGGTTGTGCAAGGGCATCTTGGGCCTCCTGAGAGACTGCTTCACCCATGCCCACACAGACCACCTGGAGTGTGcgtgtggggtggggctggggagggcgtGCAGATCTGAGCCGGGGCCCCTCCTCTCTTGCACCTCAGCTCTTTCCTGCAGTGTCCCCCAGTGAACCCTCCTACCGCAGCCTGCTCCTTGTCAACAAAGGCTCCATGCTGCTCACCTACAGCCTGAGCCCCAAAAGCAGCTTGGACATCTCCCTGCGGCCCCGCTCAGgcctcctgggccctggggcccACAAGATCCTCCTCACCTATACCTACCCTAAAGGCAGCTCCTGGAAGCAGCACGTTTTCTACCTGCAGTTCAATTCCTGCCCCCAGTATCTCAAGGtaggcagtgggggtggggactgGATCCTTGGGAGGGGGCCagagtctggggcttcccttttCAAAGCCGCATCCTGGGACTGGCCTTTAAAGCTCCCCTAAAATAGCTCAGGGGCTGCTCCCTGTCCAGGCAGTGGCACGGCAGGGAGAGGATCCCTGGGCCATGTCTGGGAACGGCTCTCCCCAGGACCCTGCCTGTCCACTTATAGGATCCGGAGCAACAGAAAGGGGTGCAAAGGTCCCCAAGGAAGGAGTGAGGGCAGCCCAAGACTCATGACTACAGATGGTAGAAGGGTGTTTGGGGCCAGGCCAGGGAAAGGGTCTGAGGTTTTTAGACTTACGTCTGGCCAATGAAATGGTCTGTACATCCTTTTTCGGTCCCTGACGTCTTTTCGAGAACCATCTCCTGTTCAGTCACTACCTACGTACTCTGCCTTTGACAGAACCTGCCCATACCCAGGGCCCAGGGTGGGGCACCTTTTGCTGCTCTCTCCTAGGGAGCAAAGCTGCCCACCTGTGATCTTTGGGGGAGCCAGGGCCGCAGGGTGATGTCAGGGCACTATCCTCCCTTCACTGGCCCCAGGAGGTGACCATGCAGAGCCGCGAGGAGCCGCTGCAGCTGAAGCTGGACACCTGTAAAAGCGTCTTTTTCAAGCCCACCTGGGTGGGCTGCTCCTCCACCAGCCTCTTCACCTTCCGAAACCCCTCCCGTCTGCCTCTGGAATTTGAGTGGAGGGTCTCCCAGCAGCACCGAAAGATGCTGGCTGTCCAGCCCGCCAGAGGGATTATCCAGCCCAATGAGAGCCTTGTGAGTGCCCTGCCAAGGGCGGGAGGGAAGGATACCCATCATCCTCATCTTCCCATCATCTCTTACTCACGTCTCTCTGGAGCCAGGCTCACTCCTCCATCTAAGCCACAgtcatttttttcagctttatgcATAGGTATGACTGTTACCATCATCTTCACCCCCGTTTTACAAAGAAGAATTGAGACTTGCGTTGGGGGAAAACCATTTACTAAGACTGTGAATTAAGAGGTGCAGAGTTGGGACTTAAACCCGGGTTTCTGATGTCAGTGCCCAGGGGCAAGTCCATCCTCCGTCCTCGGTCTCCCAAAGCTGGAGGTGGTGCAGAGCAGCTGGATTTGGGGCTAATGGGTGGCTATCATTAAGGAGTGAGGAAGGGAGCTTCTGGAGGTCAAAGTGGTAGATCCTTGGAGCAGGGCACAGGTGAGACCCAAACTAGCAGAGCCCCAGCCCTGGTTTAGGGTCTTCTAGTCTAGGAGGCCAAGCTTGAGCCGAGAACCACCAACACACGACGTCTGTTAGAGCCCAGGGGTAGTACTCTGTAAGGCGAGTGACCACACAAACTCTGGAGTCCAGCCTCAAGAGTTCACATCCCCAGCTCCCACCAAGTGCCCTcgtcagctgtgtgaccttgggggagTTACCCCGCTTCTCTGCATCTCCAGTTTCTCATCAGACAATGAGACACTAAAATAATACCACTTACCTCTGGGGATAAGTGGTTGAAGGCCcgaaggagatgacagagtacACAGTGTGTGTAAGGAAAGGTTTTGTATAGCTTGATGTTCTGCAGTGAGACCTCAGACGTCCAAGAGCTGGGCGGGGGTTCCCAGAGACCCCCACGTAGGGATAATGTCTGTGACCCCAGACGCTGACCTGGACCTTCAGCCCCCTGGAGGAGACCAAGTACCTGTTCCGAGTGGGGATGTGGGTCTGGGAAGCCGGCCTGCCCCCAAACACCAAGCCCTCCGCCACTACCCACTACATGCTCCGGCTGGTGGGCATGGGCATCACCAGCAGCCTGTCCGTGAGtgggaggaccctggtgggtgcggggaagagaaagggaggaggggcagggcccAGATGGGAGGGAAGGCCCCGGAGTACCTGACCCCATGAAGGCAGGGGATGGCAGTCTTCTGGCCCCCTGGCTCTCCCTGCTGGATCTGCTCTTTGGGGACCCTCTGAGGCTGGAGTGGGGGGCAACAGATGGGGCTGTGGGCCTGGGGGATCCCCCACCCCGGGCTGGCTGACTCTGGCCCTCAGGCACAGGAAAAGGAGCTGGACTTTGGGAACATGCTGGTGAATGGCAAGCAGAGCAGGATGCTGGTGCTCCTGAACGATGGCGACTGCACCCTCCACTACCGCCTCTTCCTGGAACAGAGCGACCCCACGGCTGTCGAGAATGGTCCCCTTGGTACTCAGGCCTGGGCAGGACTGGGCCCCCGGGGCAGGAGTGAGGGGCACGGGTTAACACTGGTTAACCGGACCATGGTTTGGGGACAGGGCTTGAAACTGGGTGCTTCCACTTGCTAGATGTGTGGGGTTGGAGGGTGATtgtcctctctgagcttcagttccctcatctgtaaaatggggctactGGTGGTGCCTACCTCCCAGGGCAGCTGGGTGGAGCAAAGTGCTTAGCAGGTGCCAGTGACCCCAAGACTGGTCCCCACTGTCTTGGTCTGGAGGAAGCTCTCTGCTCCCCATTTCCTGGCTCAGAGCCTGCTCTCTAACCAGAGCTCTGCTGGCCCAGAGGAGAGTGTCTGGGACTGGGTGAGAGGAAAGGCCGGGCCTCTCTAGGCTGCACTGGGGGCCTCCTCTGCTCCTGACCCCACCCGGCCGCCCCTGACGGCCACCCCTGAGCAGCTCTGCAGCTGGACCGCACAGAGGGGAGCATGCCGCCCCGGTCCCAGGACGCCATCTGCCTGACTGCCTGTCCCAAACACCGGTCCCAGTACTCCTGGACCATCAGTTATGCTCTCATCTCCCACAGAGGTACCTGGGCCATCTGCAGGGATGTCAGGGCCAGGGAGGAAAGGCGGAGGGCTGTGTGTGCAGGACTTGGGGTGGGAGGATGCCGAGGGTCCAGACAGAGCTGGCAGGATGGATGAGAACATGCTAGGATGTGCTTTTGGGTGTCTAGTGTACATGCCTCATACCAACCACATCTGTCTATGTGGGTGTCCACATGTGCGTGCCTGAGCTGTGGGGGACTCGGTGTGAAGAGCTGGGCACTGAGTTTACCTATTGA
Proteins encoded in this window:
- the CFAP65 gene encoding cilia- and flagella-associated protein 65 isoform X4, with the protein product MRTRDSGDCTMNSGSCLSASTVAFPTITGSSMAMSAYSSSNASAFPASSMDAQLCFPKKQDKVKKRVIWDIEVAEELQWKGWVLGKEITKNLVLKNLSLKIQKIKYRPPKTKFFFTVVPQPIFLSPGLTLSLPVIFRPLEKKEYVDQLWLEKAEGMFCVDLRATLPCHSLICPPSLQLPMCAMGDMAEAWFCLENVGDLPTFFTWESPSPFQMLPPMGLLEPGQACRVKVTFQPPMAVIYEAQATCWYGEGSKQKSSIQLQAVAKCAQLLVSIKQRRPEDQDAEGFQKVLHFGSVAVGCTAERQIKLYNPSAVSAPFRIEVAPDMLVKDQAFSCPTAHGIVAPGEKKFVSVFFRPETLDVRTMDYLSIVPSGCASQTLLKVVGFSRGPALSLQHHCVDFSWVNLGTRSEQSLWMENKSDCTACFHFDIDCQESVFSIRPAFGTLVGKARMTLCCVFQPTQPIIYWRRVACLIHHQDPLFLDLIGTCHSESTKPAILRPQHLTWYRTHLARGLTLYPPDILGIMLRERKLEQDKNGALMLPIEDSEDIPASQYPLIPPMTEYFFDGTNDVAIFPPPVSIEPVEVDFGACPRPKDPSPIPLCLMNHTNGKITVAWTRRADCPFWVTPNTCDVPPLKSTALRLHFQPPHPNCLYAVELEAFAVYKVLRSYNNIEEDCTVCPSWCLTLRAQGHSYCPGLEHHIPQYTLHAPKLFPAVSPSEPSYRSLLLVNKGSMLLTYSLSPKSSLDISLRPRSGLLGPGAHKILLTYTYPKGSSWKQHVFYLQFNSCPQYLKEVTMQSREEPLQLKLDTCKSVFFKPTWVGCSSTSLFTFRNPSRLPLEFEWRVSQQHRKMLAVQPARGIIQPNESLTLTWTFSPLEETKYLFRVGMWVWEAGLPPNTKPSATTHYMLRLVGMGITSSLSAQEKELDFGNMLVNGKQSRMLVLLNDGDCTLHYRLFLEQSDPTAVENGPLALQLDRTEGSMPPRSQDAICLTACPKHRSQYSWTISYALISHRDNKAGEKQELCHVSLTAVYPLLSILDICSMGSAEGITRKQLWHLFSLDLLNSYLERDPTSWELTYKVPTRHSTSQIPPVFTALKLSFNFGAAPIDAPPSVVLLALKNSGMVPLDWAFLFPSDQQIDVELWAEKAEFDCTELHQMRAQDNCIFSISPKAGSLSPGQEQIVELKYSHLFIGTDRLPVLFKVSHGREILLNFIGVTVKLEQKYVHFTSTSHQFIPVPIGDTLPPRQAENTVVYFLGDPARREIRSFLGELWDCKGDIMDINPPSHSEHRIPGSLRGGLEQVQEKNFDHPIFCCLNPKGEIQPGTTARVFWIFSPIEAKTYTVDVPIHILGWNSAVIRFQGVGYDPHVLGDAAPFHNLSLWDNNAIHSRLMVPGQNVFLSQSHISLGNIPVQSKCSRLLFLNNISKNETIVFAWQLKPLDFGEVSVSPMKGKVAPEETVPFMVTLKASVHASFYSMDLVCKVYQQEPLRQYRKELQEWKDEKLRQEVEFTITDRKVKKRAYCTACEPARKYKTLPPIKNQQDLNRPTSWNLRMAKEETFWPCPQPPSPGMLCLGLTARAHATDYFLANYFSDFPRHFLHWELPKRCPKVASEAGEEESPDKWASVSKQEKQLLIDCLSAIIRAPTLTWVPLTSWLFHYHIMITFKNPRGRGTRGAFF